Proteins co-encoded in one Jeotgalibacillus malaysiensis genomic window:
- a CDS encoding redox-sensing transcriptional repressor Rex gives MSQEQMKIPQATAKRLPLYYRFLKNLHSSGKQRVSSKELSDAVKVDSATIRRDFSYFGALGKKGYGYNVEYLLSFFRKTLDQDETTKVVLIGVGNLGTAFLHYNFLKNNNTKIEMAFDADPKKAGTSIGEVPVYAMDDLEEKVKESNIEVAILTVPAGPAQGITDRLIDLKVKGILNFTPARLSVPEHMRIHHIDLAVELQSLIYFLKNYGTDDVETSQLEEI, from the coding sequence ATGAGTCAGGAACAAATGAAGATTCCTCAGGCAACGGCGAAGCGGCTTCCGCTTTACTACCGTTTTCTGAAGAACCTGCATTCATCAGGAAAGCAGCGTGTTTCTTCGAAAGAGCTGAGCGATGCTGTAAAGGTGGATTCAGCAACAATCAGACGTGATTTTTCTTATTTTGGTGCACTTGGCAAAAAGGGTTATGGATATAATGTAGAATACCTGCTGTCCTTTTTCCGTAAAACACTTGATCAGGACGAGACGACAAAGGTTGTACTGATTGGTGTAGGAAACTTAGGTACTGCGTTTTTACATTATAATTTCCTGAAAAACAATAATACAAAGATTGAAATGGCGTTTGACGCGGATCCGAAAAAAGCGGGCACTTCAATTGGAGAAGTACCTGTGTATGCGATGGATGATCTTGAGGAAAAAGTGAAGGAGAGCAACATTGAAGTCGCAATCCTCACTGTGCCGGCTGGTCCTGCCCAGGGAATCACTGACCGACTGATCGATCTGAAGGTAAAAGGCATTCTGAATTTCACACCTGCCAGACTCTCTGTGCCTGAGCATATGAGAATCCATCATATTGATCTTGCCGTCGAGCTTCAGTCACTCATTTATTTCCTGAAGAATTATGGAACAGATGACGTAGAAACGTCACAATTAGAAGAAATATAG
- a CDS encoding twin arginine-targeting translocase, TatA/E family protein, which produces MLPGGISLAVIAVVALLIFGPKKLPELGKAAGSTLREFKDATKGLADDDDDVKPAKKDEKQQ; this is translated from the coding sequence ATGTTACCAGGTGGAATCAGCCTAGCCGTGATCGCAGTCGTTGCATTATTAATTTTTGGTCCTAAAAAACTGCCGGAGCTTGGGAAAGCAGCAGGCAGCACCCTTCGTGAATTCAAGGATGCAACAAAAGGACTTGCAGATGATGATGACGATGTAAAGCCGGCAAAGAAAGACGAAAAACAGCAATAA
- a CDS encoding molecular chaperone GroES: MLKPLGDRVVIELVESEDKTSSGIVLPDSAKEKPQEGKIVAVGTGRVLENGERVELEVSVDDRILFSKYAGTEVKYQGTEYLILRESDILAVVN; encoded by the coding sequence TTGTTAAAACCATTAGGTGATCGCGTAGTAATTGAGTTGGTAGAGTCTGAGGATAAAACGTCAAGCGGGATTGTACTTCCGGATAGTGCGAAAGAAAAGCCACAGGAAGGTAAGATCGTTGCCGTAGGTACAGGACGTGTACTTGAAAACGGTGAACGTGTTGAGCTTGAAGTATCTGTTGATGACCGTATCCTTTTCTCTAAGTACGCTGGTACAGAAGTGAAATACCAGGGCACAGAATACCTTATCCTTCGTGAAAGCGATATTCTGGCTGTCGTAAACTAA
- a CDS encoding molecular chaperone GroEL yields the protein MAKEIKFSEEARRSMLRGVDQLADAVKVTLGPKGRNVVLEKKFGSPLITNDGVTIAKEIELEDAFENMGAKLVAEVASKTNEIAGDGTTTATVLAQAMIREGLKNVTAGANPVGVRKGIEKAVVAALEELKAISKPIEGKESIAQVAAISAADDEVGQLIAEAMERVGNDGVITIEESKGFTTELDVVEGMQFDRGYASPYMVTDSDKMEAVLENPYILITDKKIGSIQEVLPVLEQVVQQNKPLLIVAEDVEGEALATLVVNKLRGTFNAVAVKAPGFGDRRKAMLEDLSILTGGEVITEDLGLDLKSANISQLGRAAKVVVTKENTTVVEGAGDAQQIGARVAQIRSQIEESTSDFDKEKLQERLAKLAGGVAVIKVGAATETELKERKLRIEDALNSTRAAVEEGIVSGGGTALVNVYNKVAAVEAEDDVATGINIVLRALEEPIRQIAHNAGLEGSIIVDRLKKEEVGVGFNAANGEWVNMIEAGIVDPTKVTRSALQNAASVAAMFLTTEAVVADIPEPESGGGMPDMGGMGGMM from the coding sequence ATGGCTAAAGAAATTAAATTTAGTGAAGAAGCACGCCGCTCAATGCTTCGCGGTGTTGATCAGCTTGCTGATGCAGTAAAGGTAACACTTGGACCAAAAGGACGTAACGTTGTTCTTGAAAAGAAATTCGGTTCACCGCTGATTACAAATGACGGTGTAACAATTGCTAAAGAAATCGAGCTTGAAGATGCATTCGAAAACATGGGTGCAAAGCTTGTAGCTGAAGTAGCAAGCAAGACAAACGAAATCGCTGGTGACGGTACGACTACTGCAACGGTTCTTGCACAGGCAATGATCCGTGAAGGTCTGAAAAACGTAACGGCTGGTGCTAATCCTGTTGGCGTACGTAAAGGGATCGAAAAAGCAGTTGTGGCTGCACTTGAAGAACTGAAAGCAATCTCTAAGCCAATCGAAGGCAAAGAGTCAATCGCACAGGTTGCAGCAATCTCAGCAGCTGACGATGAAGTTGGCCAGCTGATCGCTGAGGCTATGGAGCGCGTTGGTAACGACGGCGTTATCACAATCGAAGAATCAAAAGGCTTCACGACAGAGCTTGACGTTGTAGAAGGTATGCAGTTCGACCGCGGATACGCATCTCCTTATATGGTGACTGACTCTGACAAAATGGAAGCAGTGCTTGAAAATCCATATATCCTGATCACTGACAAGAAGATCGGCAGCATTCAGGAAGTACTTCCTGTGCTTGAGCAGGTTGTACAGCAGAACAAGCCGCTTCTAATCGTTGCTGAAGACGTTGAAGGTGAAGCACTTGCAACACTTGTTGTGAACAAGCTTCGCGGAACGTTTAACGCAGTAGCTGTTAAAGCACCAGGATTCGGCGACCGTCGTAAAGCAATGCTTGAAGACCTGTCAATCCTGACTGGCGGTGAAGTGATCACTGAAGACCTTGGACTTGATCTGAAGTCTGCAAACATTTCACAGCTTGGACGCGCAGCGAAAGTTGTTGTAACGAAAGAAAACACAACAGTCGTTGAAGGCGCAGGAGACGCTCAGCAAATCGGCGCTCGTGTTGCTCAAATCCGTTCTCAAATTGAAGAATCAACTTCTGATTTTGATAAGGAAAAACTTCAGGAACGTCTTGCAAAACTTGCAGGCGGCGTAGCGGTGATCAAAGTTGGTGCTGCAACTGAAACTGAACTGAAAGAGCGTAAACTCCGCATTGAAGATGCCCTGAACTCAACGCGTGCAGCTGTTGAAGAAGGTATCGTATCTGGTGGTGGTACAGCGCTAGTGAACGTATACAACAAAGTCGCTGCAGTAGAAGCAGAAGACGACGTGGCAACTGGTATCAACATCGTGCTTCGCGCACTTGAAGAGCCAATCCGCCAGATCGCACACAACGCAGGCCTTGAAGGCTCAATCATCGTTGACCGTCTGAAGAAAGAAGAAGTCGGCGTAGGCTTCAACGCAGCGAACGGCGAATGGGTCAACATGATCGAAGCTGGTATCGTGGATCCAACTAAGGTTACACGCTCAGCACTTCAAAACGCTGCATCAGTAGCAGCAATGTTCCTGACAACAGAAGCTGTCGTAGCAGACATTCCAGAACCGGAAAGCGGCGGCGGAATGCCTGATATGGGCGGAATGGGCGGCATGATGTAA
- a CDS encoding HxlR family transcriptional regulator, whose amino-acid sequence MPNLGNKTFNCEKELTLSIIGGKWKMLILWHLGKEGTKRFGELKSLIPGITQRMLVNQLRELEDHLIVHREVYPVVPPKVEYSLTEHGKSLIPILDVMYEWGKDYIENVVDKETEAEDPSAI is encoded by the coding sequence ATGCCGAATTTGGGGAATAAAACCTTTAACTGTGAAAAAGAATTAACACTTTCAATAATCGGTGGTAAATGGAAAATGTTGATTTTATGGCATTTAGGTAAGGAAGGAACAAAACGATTTGGTGAATTAAAGTCCCTTATACCAGGGATTACCCAGAGAATGCTTGTAAATCAATTACGCGAACTTGAAGATCATTTAATCGTACACCGTGAAGTGTACCCTGTTGTTCCACCAAAAGTTGAATACTCATTGACTGAGCATGGTAAAAGTCTTATACCAATTCTGGATGTTATGTATGAGTGGGGTAAAGATTATATTGAGAATGTAGTGGATAAGGAAACGGAAGCAGAAGATCCATCAGCTATTTAG
- a CDS encoding biotin synthase, whose protein sequence is MTKWMKLAERVLDGEEVTTSEAISILECPDDDVLLLMHAAFKIRKYYYGKKVKLNMIINAKSGLCPENCGYCSQSSISTAPIESYIMINKDKLVEGAKRAHSLNIGTYCIVASGRGPSNRDVDQVSEAVKEIKESYGLKVCACLGLLKPEQAERLKEAGVDRYNHNINTSESNHPNITTSHTYDDRVNTVKTAKSSGLSPCSGVIVGMREAKQDVVDMARSLKVLDADSIPVNFLHAIDGTPLEGVKELTPLYCLKVLALFRFINPTKEIRISGGREVNLRSLQPLGLYAANSIFVGDYLTTTGQEENKDYKMLLDLGFEIESVEEMKAGLAVENDKSIRQP, encoded by the coding sequence ATGACAAAATGGATGAAACTTGCAGAAAGAGTGCTCGATGGAGAGGAAGTTACAACATCAGAGGCCATTTCGATCTTAGAATGTCCAGATGATGATGTATTGTTATTGATGCATGCCGCTTTTAAAATAAGAAAGTACTATTATGGAAAAAAAGTAAAGCTTAATATGATTATTAATGCAAAGTCCGGGCTGTGCCCTGAAAATTGTGGCTATTGCTCTCAATCTTCCATTTCAACAGCACCCATTGAATCGTACATCATGATAAACAAAGATAAGCTTGTTGAAGGGGCGAAGCGCGCTCACAGCTTAAACATCGGAACATACTGTATTGTTGCCAGTGGCAGAGGTCCATCTAATCGTGATGTTGACCAGGTGTCTGAGGCAGTAAAAGAAATAAAAGAATCCTATGGACTAAAAGTATGCGCCTGCCTCGGATTATTAAAGCCGGAACAAGCGGAGCGACTAAAAGAAGCAGGCGTAGATCGCTATAATCATAATATCAATACTTCTGAGAGTAACCATCCAAACATTACAACTTCACATACATACGATGATCGAGTCAATACAGTGAAAACAGCCAAAAGTTCCGGGCTTTCTCCGTGTTCAGGAGTCATTGTAGGGATGAGGGAAGCGAAGCAGGATGTAGTTGATATGGCACGCAGCTTAAAAGTACTGGACGCAGATTCAATACCGGTCAACTTTTTGCATGCGATTGACGGCACTCCGCTTGAAGGAGTAAAAGAGTTAACTCCGCTTTATTGCTTGAAAGTATTAGCGTTATTTCGTTTCATCAATCCAACCAAGGAAATTCGAATTTCAGGTGGGCGGGAAGTTAATCTTCGTTCATTACAGCCATTAGGGCTTTATGCAGCCAATTCAATCTTCGTCGGAGATTACTTAACAACTACGGGACAAGAAGAAAATAAGGACTATAAAATGCTGCTTGATTTAGGGTTTGAAATTGAGTCCGTAGAAGAAATGAAAGCTGGACTGGCAGTGGAGAATGATAAGTCAATAAGGCAACCTTAA
- a CDS encoding short-chain dehydrogenase, which produces MSLQGKRVVVVGGTSGIGLATAKAFLEESAQVVIASRSSARLDEAKNLLGQDVEGYELDFRNDESLADFFKNVGNFDHLVVTAGEGTMGLFKELPVENAKEAFDSKFWGQYATALAALPYLNDESSITLTSGVYGQRPPQGASTLAAINSAVDGLVRGLAIELSPMRVNVVSPGIVDTPIYAGMPEDQREGMFKGIADQLPVKRIAQPEDIAQSYVYLAKNGFTTGSVVDIDGGARLI; this is translated from the coding sequence ATGTCATTACAAGGAAAACGCGTTGTTGTCGTCGGTGGTACTTCAGGGATCGGCCTGGCTACTGCCAAAGCATTTTTAGAAGAATCTGCTCAAGTAGTAATTGCAAGCCGTTCTTCTGCCAGGCTTGATGAGGCAAAGAATTTGCTGGGTCAGGATGTAGAAGGATACGAGCTGGATTTTCGTAACGACGAGAGTCTAGCTGACTTCTTTAAGAATGTAGGGAATTTTGATCACTTGGTAGTAACTGCTGGCGAAGGAACCATGGGACTATTTAAAGAGCTGCCGGTTGAAAATGCGAAAGAAGCATTCGACAGTAAGTTCTGGGGTCAATATGCTACGGCTCTTGCCGCCCTCCCTTACTTAAATGATGAGAGTTCCATCACGCTTACATCAGGCGTGTATGGTCAACGCCCACCTCAGGGAGCATCTACATTAGCAGCAATTAATTCTGCGGTTGATGGTTTAGTAAGAGGACTGGCTATTGAGCTATCACCAATGCGCGTAAATGTTGTATCACCTGGTATTGTAGATACACCGATATACGCAGGAATGCCGGAAGATCAACGTGAAGGCATGTTCAAAGGAATTGCTGACCAGCTTCCTGTAAAACGTATTGCACAGCCTGAAGACATCGCGCAATCTTACGTTTACTTAGCAAAAAATGGATTTACAACTGGATCTGTTGTTGATATTGATGGTGGTGCACGATTGATTTAA
- a CDS encoding sugar phosphate isomerase, with the protein MKVGYMTNSFGLLVGSGAGVTSAKDIRYETICNDEDVIKTISSYGYSSIELFDGNLERFEKNREEFKGYLRKYEIELLGVYVGANFIYEDSLEDELWRINLTAELAADFGAKHIVLGGGAVRAKGNTEQDYVLLGQGLDQAREMIEKHGLIASYHPHLGSMVETPEQIDKIFSLTSIPFCPDLAHLAAGGGNPLEIVKKYYERIHYIHLKDLKDSEFVPLGQGTLALDDIIQFLKSKDFNGDWLVEIDGFSGDPEEACKISYEFLEGKL; encoded by the coding sequence ATGAAGGTTGGTTATATGACAAATTCGTTCGGTCTTTTGGTTGGCTCAGGCGCAGGTGTTACAAGCGCTAAAGATATTCGTTACGAAACGATTTGTAATGATGAAGACGTTATTAAAACAATTAGCAGCTACGGATACAGTAGTATCGAGCTCTTTGATGGGAACCTTGAAAGGTTTGAAAAAAATCGGGAAGAATTTAAAGGATATTTACGTAAATATGAAATTGAGCTGCTCGGAGTATATGTAGGCGCAAATTTTATCTATGAAGATTCATTGGAAGATGAACTGTGGAGAATCAATTTGACTGCCGAGCTTGCAGCTGATTTTGGCGCTAAGCACATTGTATTGGGGGGAGGTGCTGTTCGGGCGAAAGGAAACACAGAGCAAGACTATGTGTTATTAGGACAGGGATTAGATCAAGCAAGAGAGATGATAGAAAAACATGGATTAATAGCAAGCTACCATCCTCATTTGGGGTCAATGGTAGAAACTCCTGAACAAATAGACAAAATATTTTCATTAACATCGATTCCTTTCTGTCCGGACCTTGCCCACTTAGCCGCAGGGGGAGGTAATCCTCTTGAAATAGTGAAGAAATATTATGAACGCATTCACTATATTCATCTGAAGGATTTGAAAGACTCCGAATTTGTTCCACTGGGACAAGGTACGTTAGCACTTGATGATATTATCCAATTTTTAAAGAGCAAGGATTTTAATGGTGACTGGCTAGTAGAGATTGATGGATTTTCTGGTGATCCTGAAGAAGCTTGTAAAATTTCATATGAATTTTTAGAAGGTAAGCTATAA
- a CDS encoding sugar ABC transporter substrate-binding protein has product MRKAKLVLMFLLLLVVSVMVACGNDETAGSGDDTDVTPVEDLEVEMDGPIKINSDIPEGSEIFSEGPNGEEAVSAHTIELTEEEVAEIREGDYTAAISMHYAGNDWSRAQIDGLESTFAKMGIEVLAITDAQFSVEKQTSDLETLLSRQPDILVSIPVDPVSTASAYQRIADSGVNIVFMDNVPDGFVHGEDYVSVVSADNYGNGVAAAHAMAEELGGEGQIGVIYHDADFFVTAQRVEAFETTIENEYPDIEIVDRAGIAAPEDGESVASSMFTRTSDLDGLFVVWDVPAEGAMAAARTAGLDDLVITTIDLGSGVAIDMAADQNLKGIGAQLPYDQGVSEAILAGYALLGKEAPSYVAVPALSVTKDNLLESWKLVYNEEAPEEIQSYFD; this is encoded by the coding sequence ATGAGAAAAGCTAAACTTGTATTAATGTTTTTACTGCTGTTGGTCGTTTCAGTAATGGTCGCTTGTGGAAATGATGAGACTGCTGGATCAGGTGATGATACAGACGTAACGCCAGTAGAAGATCTGGAAGTAGAAATGGATGGACCGATTAAGATTAATTCAGACATTCCAGAAGGCTCGGAGATTTTTAGTGAAGGGCCAAATGGAGAAGAAGCAGTTTCTGCTCATACAATCGAACTGACGGAAGAAGAAGTTGCAGAGATTCGGGAGGGTGATTATACCGCTGCCATTTCTATGCACTATGCAGGGAATGATTGGTCCCGGGCGCAGATAGATGGATTAGAATCAACGTTTGCAAAGATGGGAATTGAGGTTTTAGCAATCACAGATGCTCAGTTCAGTGTGGAAAAGCAAACCTCAGATCTCGAAACACTTCTCTCTAGACAACCAGATATTCTAGTGAGTATTCCAGTCGACCCTGTCTCAACGGCTAGTGCATATCAAAGAATTGCTGACAGCGGAGTAAATATCGTATTTATGGATAATGTGCCAGACGGATTCGTTCATGGGGAAGATTATGTAAGCGTTGTCTCGGCCGATAACTACGGCAACGGAGTAGCTGCGGCACATGCAATGGCAGAGGAATTAGGCGGGGAAGGTCAAATTGGTGTTATTTATCATGATGCAGACTTTTTCGTGACTGCTCAAAGAGTCGAAGCCTTTGAAACAACAATTGAAAACGAATATCCAGATATCGAAATTGTTGATAGAGCTGGAATTGCAGCACCTGAAGACGGTGAAAGTGTAGCTAGTTCTATGTTTACACGCACAAGCGATTTAGATGGACTGTTTGTCGTTTGGGATGTTCCTGCAGAAGGTGCTATGGCGGCTGCCCGGACTGCCGGTCTGGATGATCTTGTTATTACGACAATCGATCTGGGGTCAGGCGTTGCAATAGACATGGCAGCAGATCAGAACCTTAAAGGAATTGGTGCTCAATTACCTTACGATCAAGGTGTTTCTGAAGCCATTCTTGCTGGATATGCATTATTAGGGAAAGAGGCTCCATCCTACGTTGCTGTACCTGCACTGTCTGTTACAAAAGACAATCTTTTAGAATCCTGGAAGTTAGTGTATAACGAGGAGGCGCCTGAAGAAATTCAAAGTTACTTTGACTAA
- a CDS encoding dehydrogenase: MKTLTVGMIGGGFMAKAHSMAMASVNMFFDDGVFLKRKTIADIDEELARNAARKLGFEQYTTNWRDIIEDPEIDIVDIVTPNNMHEEMAIAAAKAGKHIICEKPLGRDAQETERILEAVEAANVKNLVAFNYRKTPAVALAKKYISEGAIGEILNFRGTYLQDWSADPASPLSWRFQKEMAGSGALGDIGTHVLDFAHYLVGDIDQVMATTKTWIPDRPIQKGTVDTLGNNKSEIKELGHVDVDDEFLTLLRFRNGVIGSIEGTRNAWGRHNFLTFEIHGEKGSIVFNYERRDELQVCFSEDPDDRRGFKTVYTGAAHPYGEGLWPIPGLGIGYSEVKIIEMHDFLQAIMTDKECEPNFRDGHKIAKVTDAILESSRLDRWVATNLSE; encoded by the coding sequence ATGAAAACCTTAACTGTTGGAATGATCGGTGGCGGATTTATGGCTAAGGCTCATTCGATGGCCATGGCTTCGGTCAATATGTTTTTTGACGATGGTGTATTTTTAAAACGAAAAACGATCGCTGATATTGATGAGGAATTAGCCAGGAATGCTGCAAGAAAATTAGGCTTTGAGCAGTACACCACAAATTGGAGAGATATTATAGAAGATCCTGAAATTGATATAGTAGACATCGTTACGCCGAACAACATGCATGAAGAGATGGCAATTGCAGCTGCAAAAGCAGGAAAACATATTATCTGTGAGAAGCCGCTTGGCAGAGACGCACAGGAAACAGAGCGTATCTTAGAAGCTGTTGAAGCTGCAAACGTAAAAAATCTAGTGGCATTTAATTATCGAAAAACGCCCGCCGTTGCTTTAGCTAAAAAGTATATTAGCGAAGGCGCTATTGGGGAAATCCTTAATTTCAGAGGAACCTATTTACAAGATTGGTCTGCAGATCCTGCATCGCCACTTTCATGGAGGTTTCAAAAAGAAATGGCCGGATCTGGTGCGTTGGGCGATATCGGCACGCATGTACTTGATTTTGCCCATTACCTGGTAGGAGATATCGACCAGGTAATGGCTACAACAAAAACCTGGATTCCAGATCGTCCTATTCAGAAGGGAACGGTCGATACGCTGGGAAATAATAAGTCTGAAATTAAAGAGCTTGGTCATGTAGATGTCGATGATGAATTTTTAACATTATTAAGATTCAGGAATGGTGTAATCGGGAGTATAGAAGGAACAAGAAACGCTTGGGGAAGACATAACTTTCTTACTTTTGAAATACACGGTGAAAAGGGTTCGATCGTCTTTAATTATGAACGCCGTGACGAACTGCAAGTATGTTTTTCAGAGGATCCGGACGATCGAAGAGGTTTTAAAACAGTCTACACAGGCGCTGCACATCCTTACGGAGAAGGATTATGGCCGATTCCCGGGCTTGGCATTGGCTACAGTGAAGTGAAAATAATTGAGATGCATGATTTTCTCCAGGCGATCATGACTGATAAAGAATGTGAACCGAACTTTAGAGATGGACATAAAATTGCAAAGGTTACTGATGCAATTCTGGAATCGTCACGCTTGGATAGATGGGTTGCGACTAATCTCAGCGAGTAG